The following proteins are co-located in the Doryrhamphus excisus isolate RoL2022-K1 chromosome 15, RoL_Dexc_1.0, whole genome shotgun sequence genome:
- the fzd2 gene encoding frizzled-2 has product MQVNYMTKVEMFLSWTWAVLLLPVLISAQYQGDNGIVIPEHGFCQPISIPLCTDIAYNQTIMPNLVGHYNQEDAGLEVHQFYPLVKVQCSPELKFFLCSMYAPVCTVLEKAIPPCRSICERAKQGCEALMNKFGFQWPDRLRCENFPVLGDGQICVGQNDSSAATVPPLSVPGTQEPFGQDGRFRCPNVLKVPPYLNYMFLEEKDCAAPCEPSKGGGYMFFTEKEINFSRIWILVWSVLCCASTLFTVTTYLVDMQRFRYPERPIIFLSGCYTMVSIAYIAGFFLGDKVVCNESFNPDGYKTIVQGTKKEGCTILFMMLYFFSMASSIWWVILSLTWFLAAGMKWGHEAIEANSQYFHLAAWAVPAVKTISILAIGQIEGDVLSGVCFVSLSNLDPLRGFVLAPLFIYLFIGTSFLLAGFVSLFRIRTIMKHDGTKTEKLERLMVRIGVFSVLYTVPATIVIACFFYEQAFRPHWERSWVGHSCRSLAIPCPSHTGPRMTPDFTVYMIKYLMTLIVGITSGFWIWSGKTLHSWHKFYTRLTNGKHGETTV; this is encoded by the coding sequence ATGCAAGTGAATTATATGACTAAAGTCGAGATGTTTCTCAGCTGGACCTGGGCTGTTCTTCTGCTGCCTGTGCTGATTTCAGCTCAGTATCAAGGAGACAATGGAATTGTCATCCCAGAACATGGATTTTGTCAACCCATCTCCATTCCTCTGTGCACGGACATCGCGTATAACCAAACCATCATGCCCAATTTAGTAGGCCACTACAACCAGGAGGACGCAGGACTGGAGGTGCACCAGTTCTACCCTCTAGTGAAGGTCCAGTGCTCCCCGGAGTTAAAGTTCTTCCTGTGTTCCATGTATGCGCCCGTGTGTACCGTTCTGGAGAAGGCCATCCCGCCGTGCAGATCCATCTGTGAGAGAGCCAAACAGGGCTGCGAGGCGCTCATGAACAAGTTCGGATTCCAGTGGCCGGACCGTTTACGTTGCGAGAACTTCCCAGTACTCGGAGACGGTCAGATCTGCGTTGGACAGAACGACTCTTCCGCCGCCACTGTTCCACCTTTATCTGTTCCGGGTACCCAGGAGCCGTTCGGTCAAGACGGGCGATTCCGGTGCCCGAATGTTCTCAAGGTGCCCCCTTATTTGAATTACATGTTCCTGGAGGAGAAGGACTGCGCGGCTCCTTGCGAGCCCTCCAAAGGCGGCGGGTACATGTTCTTCACCGAGAAGGAGATCAATTTCTCCAGAATTTGGATTCTAGTCTGGTCCGTGCTTTGCTGCGCTTCCACGTTATTCACCGTGACTACTTACTTGGTGGACATGCAGCGTTTCAGATACCCCGAGAGGCCCATTATCTTCTTGTCCGGCTGCTACACTATGGTGTCCATCGCTTACATCGCCGGGTTCTTCCTGGGCGATAAAGTGGTGTGTAACGAGAGCTTCAACCCAGACGGCTACAAAACCATCGTGCAAGGCACCAAAAAGGAAGGTTGCACCATCCTCTTCATGATGTTGTACTTCTTCAGCATGGCTAGCTCCATCTGGTGGGTCATCTTGTCCCTCACCTGGTTCCTGGCGGCAGGTATGAAGTGGGGTCACGAGGCCATCGAGGCCAACTCGCAGTACTTCCACCTAGCGGCTTGGGCGGTTCCGGCGGTGAAGACCATCAGCATCCTGGCCATCGGGCAAATCGAGGGCGACGTTCTTAGCGGCGTTTGCTTCGTCAGCCTCAGCAACTTGGACCCCCTTCGGGGTTTCGTACTGGCGCCGCTTTTTATCTACCTCTTCATCGGAACCTCGTTTCTACTCGCCGGATTCGTGTCGCTGTTCCGCATCCGCACCATCATGAAACACGACGGCACCAAAACGGAGAAACTGGAGCGCCTCATGGTGCGCATCGGCGTCTTCAGCGTTCTCTACACCGTTCCCGCCACTATCGTTATCGCTTGCTTCTTCTACGAGCAGGCCTTCCGCCCGCATTGGGAACGCAGCTGGGTCGGGCACAGCTGCCGTAGCCTCGCCATCCCGTGCCCGTCGCACACGGGACCGCGAATGACGCCGGATTTCACCGTCTACATGATCAAGTACCTCATGACGCTTATTGTGGGCATCACATCCGGGTTCTGGATCTGGTCCGGGAAGACTCTACACTCCTGGCACAAGTTCTACACCAGACTGACAAACGGAAAACACGGCGAGACCACCGTGTAG
- the moto gene encoding uncharacterized protein moto — protein MASYTSNVHHQASVNGDDANIDAFTSGVGLHDARHMTPFTLWSRSGHSDSYELKDCIVNSIKRMENLDRSESEEETDLQGLVSNILDEGDAQGRNLPTGSSLWCPEPSIEDFSTYFQSENTQDNTTFFSNSIPSNAFLQGQMESPSKNVHFPQQPIGGSSHRQWHVGVPNGDRNGLCTRPRRLPPGLPIVKTGNHILSRTPSGEYDLSADLQQANHRPVNDFPQISHVFQQQNDMCSSLFHLHREGHRNGRSATPMTNIEQHLPEDINQSVFGFKSPLAYESNGGHFRAFPNMQVNTQHSEECMDEQWKIPIRAMPPVHTQKQLDGLLWSRKDKAGKPIVKHHGIQGLSGFGNENEYFLQKKNNSPPLKQPNQYQNIINRHQFSNHCTQQYNMKPQEKNRMPGLFGERPQTPNYKSSHFLLNMQRAATEDRMGAMQPSIPLTCTAGSHAHRNLRYTPPKGSVPPGTSPMVSNHQAAALYAQLDDSKYGESYGIGSASEAPLENNEGVLMMQLYLHLDECYEEWRYLEEEWKKTEVTLAKTFPGEWMPPLTSTSPTVSPAKPSGVEDLILNQKKEQWRVECLLYKMEGVCNIPLHAGVCVALTNHHSTLSRISELVGVSQHHHRDRDTVLLVMGLKELAAATRKLRTALWCALQMCLPEPVKTPDRHDVNREETHTHNRPSSPYGGYSFRI, from the exons ATGGCATCTTACACTAGCAATGTCCACCATCAG GCAAGTGTCAATGGAGACGACGCTAATATTGATGCTTTCACTTCGGGTGTCGGTCTGCACGATGCACGACACATGACGCCGTTCACACTATGGTCTCGCAGCGGTCACAGTGATTCCTACGAACTCAAGGATTGTATTGTGAACAGCATTAAGAGAAT GGAAAACCTTGACAGAAGTGAATCTGAAGAGGAGACTGATCTTCAGGGATTAGTGTCCAATATTTTGGATGAAGGTGACGCCCAAGGCCG aaacctTCCTACTGGAAGCTCTCTATGGTGTCCAGAACCTTCGATAGAAGACTTTTCAACATATTTTCAATCAGAGAATACACAGGacaatactacatttttttctaaCTCTATTCCCAGTAATGCTTTCCTTCAAGGACAAATGGAGTCGCCGAGCAAAAATGTCCATTTCCCTCAACAGCCCATTGGCGGTTCTTCTCATCGGCAGTGGCATGTCGGTGTTCCTAATGGAGACAGAAACGGCCTCTGTACCCGTCCCCGGAGGCTACCGCCAGGTCTTCCCATTGTCAAAACAGGAAACCACATCCTGTCACGGACGCCGAGCGGCGAGTATGACCTGTCAGCTGATTTGCAGCAAGCAAATCATCGCCCCGTTAACGACTTCCCTCAAATCAGCCATGTCTTTCAGCAACAAAACGACATGTGTAGCTCTTTATTTCATCTTCACCGTGAAGGCCACCGCAATGGAAGAAGTGCAACGCCCATGACTAATATCGAGCAGCACCTCCCAGAAGACATTAACCAATCTGTGTTTGGTTTCAAGTCACCCTTGGCTTATGAGTCTAACGGAGGACATTTTAGAGCTTTTCCAAACATGCAAGTAAATACACAACATTCCGAAGAATGCATGGATGAACAATGGAAAATCCCGATTCGGGCAATGCCACCAGTGcacacccaaaaacagctggatgGATTATTGTGGAGCAGAAAAGATAAAGCGGGAAAACCAATAGTTAAGCATCATGGCATTCAAGGATTGTCAGGGTTTggcaatgaaaatgaatattttctgcaaaaaaaaaacaactctccGCCTTTAAAGCAACCAAACCAGTACCAGAATATAATAAACAGACACCAGTTTTCAAATCACTGCACCCAGCAGTACAATATGAAGCCACAGGAAAAGAACAGAATGCCTGGCTTATTTGGAGAAAGACCCCAAACCCCAAATTACAAGTCATCACACTTCCTGCTCAACATGCAGAGAGCAGCAACAGAAGACCGTATGGGGGCTATGCAGCCATCGATACCTCTCACGTGTACCGCCGGGTCTCATGCACACCGCAATTTAAGATACACTCCTCCAAAGGGAAGCGTTCCTCCTGGTACTTCTCCTATGGTGTCCAACCACCAGGCTGCGGCATTGTACGCTCAACTCGATGACTCCAAATATGGAGAGAGTTATGGCATAGGCTCAGCTTCGGAAGCTCCGTTGGAAAATAACGAAGGGGTACTCATGATGCAGCTTTACCTCCACCTGGATGAGTGCTATGAGGAGTGGAGGTACTTGGAGGAGGAGTGGAAGAAG ACAGAAGTCACTCTCGCCAAAACATTTCCAGGGGAATGGATGCCACCTCTGACTTCCACAAGTCCCACCGTCTCGCCGGCGAAGCCGTCGGGAGTTGAGGATCTCATCTTGAACCAGAAGAAGGAGCAATGGAGG GTGGAGTGCCTTTTGTATAAAATGGAGGGTGTTTGCAACATACCGCTTCATGCCGGCGTCTGCGTGGCATTGACCAATCATCACTCGACCTTATCACGCATCTCTGAGCTTGTGGGCGTGTCCCAGCATCATCACCGGGATAGAG ATACCGTATTGTTGGTCATGGGCCTGAAAGAGCTCGCGGCAGCCACCAGGAAACTCCGTACGGCTCTGTGGTGCGCTCTTCAGATGTGCCTGCCCGAACCCGTCAAGACACCGGACCGCCATGATGTAAACAGggaagagacacacacacacaaccgccCCTCTTCTCCCTACGGGGGTTACTCTTTTAGGatctag
- the ccdc43 gene encoding coiled-coil domain-containing protein 43: MAAPMEDTGEFESWLNERLDSLEVDREVYGAYILGVLQEEESDEEKKDALQGILSAFLDEDTLEDVCKQIIKQWAEYCSHSANKRDAGDVEVQAIASMIEKQAQIVVRQKEVTEESKKRKEALLAQYANVTDEEDEGEEEESPDGNVGKDKSMFKNTNVEEVLNRQKQKRDQAREDAQKKKEMDKMQREKDKLAKQDRKEKEKKRTQKGERRR; the protein is encoded by the exons ATGGCTGCGCCCATGGAAGACACCGGGGAGTTTGAAAGTTGGCTAAATGAGCGTCTGGATTCGCTAGAAGTGGACCGCGAAGTGTACGGAGCGTACATTTTAGGAGTGCTGCAAGAGGAGGAGAGCGACGAGGAGAAAAAAGACGCGCTTCAAGGGATTTTATCCGCATTTCTG GATGAGGACACGCTTGAAGATGTCTGCAAACAAATTATTAAGCAGTGGGCGGAGTACTGCAGCCACTCTGCAAACAAAAGGGACGCCGGAGAcg ttgaGGTCCAGGCCATTGCCAGCATGATCGAGAAACAAGCTCAGATTGTGGTCAGACAAAAAGAAGTGACGGAGGAGTCCAAAAAGAGGAAAGAGGCACTCTTGGCGCAGTATGCCAACGTTACCGACGAAGAAGA tgaaggagaagaggaggagtcTCCAGATGGCAACGTCGGAAAAGACAAGT CCATGTTCAAGAACACCAACGTGGAGGAGGTTCTGAACAGGCAAAAGCAGAAGCGGGATCAAGCCCGTGAAGATGctcagaagaagaaagagatgGACAAGATGCAGAGGGAAAAGGACAAGCTGGCCAAACAGGAcaggaaggagaaggagaagaagcggACACAGAAGGGTGAACGCAGAAGATAA